A stretch of DNA from Anaerolineae bacterium:
ACAGCCGCGCCGTCTCCATCGTCGACATGAACTCCCCGCCCGGCCCGACCTGGTCAATCAGGTCCAGCATGATGGTCTCGTCCGTCACCTCGATGCCGCGCATAATGCGGCGGGTCATGGCGATGATCTCATCGTTCATCACCAGCATTTCCAGCGAGCCGATGTCCGCGCAGTCCAGGAAACCCACATCATGTACGAGGGTGGCGCCGCTCAGCGCCGAAAGGAGGACCTGGAAGGTGCTCTCGATGGCCGCCTGCTGATCCACGACCTTGGCCTCGGAGGCGCCGGCGGTACCCATGAAGGGCAGGCCCAGGTAGCGGGAGATGTCGGACATGGCGGCGCTGTACAGGCTCATCTCCGGCCCGCCGTACGCCGGCCGGCCCGTGCGCAGATCCATCGGCTCCGGCACCCCGCCGATGCACACCGGCGCGCCCCGCTTCTTCAACTGCAGGATGGCCAGCCCGCTCAGTGCTCCAGCCAGGTACGAGACGATCAGGCCGGCGCCGGTCACCGGACCCGTACTGCCGGCCGTCCCCCCGCCGATGTAAATCACGGGGATGTCATGCTCCATGGCCCAGAAGACGTTCTCCAGGTCATGGTCGGTATGGATGAGCGGCGACTGCCAGGTGGAGAAGAAGCCGAACAGCGGCCGCCGGCGGAAGGCCTCGGCACTGCCAGTCACCGCCAGCGCCATCGCATAGAGGTCCTTGACCTGATCCACCTGAAAGGCCCACGGCAGGACGGGTTTGGTGGTGTTGGCGATCATCTCGGCGTACTCATAGACCGAGGCCAGGGTCGGGGTGACATCGCTGATCAGGCCCAGGGACATGACGTAGTCAATGTTGGGCAGGGCATCACAGACCCGCGCGGTCATGCCCGGGTCGCCGCGGCGGGTATGCCGGCGCTCCCCGGTAAACGGATCGATGAAGTACGTGCAGGTCGGTCCAGGCCCGTAGTACACCTTATCCGGGACGACATGCAAGGCATGCCGGCCGTCGCGCCCCCAGATGGTAAAGCCGCGCGGCGTGGAAGCGATGGCATCCTGGATGATATGCGGTGGGATGCGCACCCGCACCCCATCCACGTCGGCGCCGGCTTTTGCCAACAGATGCCGAGCTTCTTCATTCAGGACGTTCACGCCGGTGCGGGAGAGGCATTCCAGCGTCGCACGATACAATCTCTCGATCTGCGCATCGGACAGCACGCGAAACTGGGGCGTTTGCAGGGGAGCGTAATTGGCTTCCACAGCCTGTCATCCTTTCTATTGTATGAGCGCAAGGGGCCGGCATCAGGCGCGCAATACCGCACTGCCGGTCAGCCAGACCGCATATACGACGATGATGGCACCCAGCGCGACCAAAACAGCCTTCAGCCGGCGGTCCGCCGCCGGCGAAATCCCCAGGTCCAGGATAATGGCCCGCACTCCCATCAATGCATGGGAGGTCACCACAATGAGAAAGGCCGTCTCCAGCGCGAAGATGAACGGATTTGAGAGGTAGTGTATCACATCCTCATAGGTGCGCAAGCCGCCCTCCACCACAAAATGGTTGGCGACCATATGCACCACCAGCAGAACGGTCAGCAGTATCCCCGAGAGTGCCTGCCATATCCACATCGCTGTGCCCTCAACCCATCATTAGAATCATGCGCACGGCTACCGCGGTGAGCACAATGGAAAGCACAAAGGCGCCCCAGAAGAGCACGGCCTGCCGCCGGCTCCCCACGCCCAGGCCCAGCAGGATGACCCGCAGGCCGTTCAGCCCGTGGTACAGCATGCCGAAGATGAGCACTGCATCGAAGGCCACAAAGAGCGGCGAATGCGCCAGGGCGATGAACGCGTCCCAGGCCTGTGCGCCGCGCGCCAGCGTGCTGAGCACCGTCAGGTGCAGGAACAGGTAGAACACCAGCCCGATGCCGGTCACCCGCATGAGGATGAAGGCCAGCCAGCCCTCGCGCCGGCCGTGCAGGTCCACCCACGCCGCGGC
This window harbors:
- a CDS encoding trimethylamine methyltransferase family protein, which gives rise to MEANYAPLQTPQFRVLSDAQIERLYRATLECLSRTGVNVLNEEARHLLAKAGADVDGVRVRIPPHIIQDAIASTPRGFTIWGRDGRHALHVVPDKVYYGPGPTCTYFIDPFTGERRHTRRGDPGMTARVCDALPNIDYVMSLGLISDVTPTLASVYEYAEMIANTTKPVLPWAFQVDQVKDLYAMALAVTGSAEAFRRRPLFGFFSTWQSPLIHTDHDLENVFWAMEHDIPVIYIGGGTAGSTGPVTGAGLIVSYLAGALSGLAILQLKKRGAPVCIGGVPEPMDLRTGRPAYGGPEMSLYSAAMSDISRYLGLPFMGTAGASEAKVVDQQAAIESTFQVLLSALSGATLVHDVGFLDCADIGSLEMLVMNDEIIAMTRRIMRGIEVTDETIMLDLIDQVGPGGEFMSTMETARLCRTEIWTPTLMDRDPWVNWEAAGSLTMLDRIRRKLHRILESHTPAPLPDGAAERIQQILEAAEERERSRAK
- the sdhC gene encoding succinate dehydrogenase, cytochrome b556 subunit, translated to MDRTLSSLPLSEHVARASWWRRAAAWVDLHGRREGWLAFILMRVTGIGLVFYLFLHLTVLSTLARGAQAWDAFIALAHSPLFVAFDAVLIFGMLYHGLNGLRVILLGLGVGSRRQAVLFWGAFVLSIVLTAVAVRMILMMG